The Nerophis lumbriciformis linkage group LG05, RoL_Nlum_v2.1, whole genome shotgun sequence genome contains a region encoding:
- the gpr185b gene encoding G-protein coupled receptor 12 — protein MILSLAAAAAMTSGGGDGFNSSSALELISSSTSWGLSEELSNSSSEPAVQMTPDLQPATTSVAVQEVSPWDIALCVTGTLISCENALVIAVLFYTPTLRAPMFVLIGSLAVADLLAGLGLILNFVFTYLVDGSLELVTLLSVGLLISAFSASILNILAITVDRYLSLYNALTYHTERTVTFTYVMVVFIWLSCITLGLLPALGWNCLRDEAMCSICRPVTKNNAVALAVTFLLVFALMMQLYLQICKIAFRHAQQIAVQHQFVAISTTKGVSTLSAILCAFGACWLPFAMYSIVADSSYPAIYTYATVLPATCCSVINPVIYAFRNPDIQKSLWMACCGCVPSNISLRPRASSDV, from the coding sequence ATGATTCTCTCGCTGGCCGCGGCGGCAGCCATGACCAGCGGCGGCGGTGACGGCTTCAACTCCTCGTCCGCCCTCGAACTCATCAGCTCGTCCACTTCCTGGGGTCTCTCCGAGGAGCTTTCCAACTCCTCCTCCGAACCGGCGGTGCAGATGACCCCCGACCTCCAGCCGGCCACCACCTCTGTGGCCGTCCAGGAGGTGAGCCCTTGGGACATCGCGCTGTGTGTGACAGGTACGCTCATATCCTGCGAGAACGCGCTGGTCATCGCAGTGCTCTTCTACACGCCCACACTGCGAGCGCCCATGTTCGTCCTGATCGGCTCGCTGGCGGTGGCCGACCTCCTGGCTGGTCTGGGCCTCATCCTGAACTTTGTCTTCACCTACTTGGTGGACGGCTCCTTGGAGCTGGTGACTCTTCTGTCCGTGGGACTGTTGATCTCGGCTTTCTCCGCGTCCATCCTCAACATCCTGGCCATCACGGTGGACCGCTATCTGTCGCTCTACAACGCGCTGACCTACCACACGGAGCGGACGGTCACCTTCACCTACGTGATGGTGGTCTTCATCTGGCTGTCGTGCATCACGCTGGGCCTGCTGCCGGCGCTCGGCTGGAACTGCTTGCGGGACGAGGCCATGTGCAGCATCTGCCGGCCGGTCACCAAAAACAACGCCGTGGCACTGGCCGTCACCTTCTTACTGGTCTTCGCCCTGATGATGCAGCTCTACTTGCAGATCTGCAAGATCGCCTTCCGCCACGCGCAGCAGATCGCCGTGCAGCACCAGTTCGTGGCCATCTCAACCACCAAGGGTGTCTCCACGCTGTCGGCCATCCTGTGTGCCTTCGGGGCATGCTGGCTCCCCTTCGCCATGTACTCCATCGTGGCCGACTCCAGCTACCCCGCGATATATACCTACGCCACTGTGCTGCCCGCCACCTGCTGCTCCGTCATCAACCCCGTCATCTACGCGTTCCGAAACCCGGACATCCAGAAGTCGCTGTGGATGGCGTGCTGCGGTTGCGTCCCGTCCAACATTTCACTGAGACCCCGCGCCTCTAGCGATGTGTAG